The Mycolicibacterium smegmatis genome has a window encoding:
- a CDS encoding Ms4533A family Cys-rich leader peptide — MHSAGAMGSHVVVLPAAGFCVVADAHCCR, encoded by the coding sequence ATGCATTCCGCCGGTGCGATGGGGAGCCACGTCGTGGTGCTTCCTGCTGCCGGCTTCTGCGTCGTCGCTGACGCGCACTGTTGTCGCTGA
- a CDS encoding glycoside hydrolase family 15 protein — protein MVLQQTEPTDGADRKASDGPLTVTAPVPYAAGPTLRNPFPPIADYGFLSDCETTCLISSAGSVEWLCVPRPDSPSVFGAILDRGAGHFRLGPYGVSVPAARRYLPGSLILETTWQTHTGWLIVRDALVMGPWHDIDTRSRTHRRTPMDWDAEHILLRTVRCVSGTVELVMSCEPAFDYHRVSATWEYSGPAYGEAIARASRNPDSHPTLRLTTNLRIGIEGREARARTRLTEGDNVFVALSWSKHPAPQTYEEAADKMWKTSEAWRQWINVGDFPDHPWRAYLQRSALTLKGLTYSPTGALLAAPTTSLPETPQGERNWDYRYSWIRDSTFALWGLYTLGLDREADDFFSFIADVSGANNGERHPLQVMYGVGGERSLVEEELHHLSGYDNSRPVRIGNGAYNQRQHDIWGTMLDSVYLHAKSREQIPDALWPVLKNQVEEAIKHWKEPDRGIWEVRGEPQHFTSSKIMCWVALDRGSKLAELQGEKSYAQQWRAIAEEIKADVLARGVDKRGVLTQRYGDDALDASLLLAVLTRFLPADDPRIRATVLAIADELTEDGLVLRYRVEETDDGLAGEEGTFTICSFWLVSALVEIGEISRAKHLCERLLSFASPLHLYAEEIEPRTGRHLGNFPQAFTHLALINAVVHVIRAEEEADSSGVFVPANAPM, from the coding sequence ATGGTTCTGCAACAGACCGAGCCCACCGACGGTGCGGACAGGAAGGCGAGCGACGGCCCGCTCACCGTGACCGCGCCGGTGCCTTACGCCGCGGGCCCGACGCTGCGGAACCCGTTCCCGCCGATCGCCGACTACGGCTTTCTCTCCGACTGCGAGACCACGTGCCTGATCAGCTCGGCCGGGTCGGTCGAGTGGCTGTGCGTGCCACGGCCCGACTCCCCCAGCGTCTTCGGTGCCATCCTGGATCGCGGCGCGGGCCATTTCCGGCTCGGCCCGTACGGCGTGAGCGTGCCCGCTGCCCGGCGGTACCTGCCCGGCAGCCTCATCCTCGAGACCACGTGGCAGACGCACACCGGATGGCTGATCGTGCGCGACGCGTTGGTCATGGGGCCGTGGCACGACATCGACACCCGGTCGCGGACCCATCGCCGCACCCCCATGGACTGGGACGCCGAGCACATCCTGTTGCGCACCGTGCGGTGCGTGAGCGGAACCGTCGAACTGGTCATGAGCTGCGAACCGGCGTTCGACTACCACCGCGTCAGCGCGACGTGGGAGTACTCGGGCCCGGCGTACGGCGAGGCGATCGCGCGCGCGAGCCGCAATCCCGACTCACACCCGACGCTGCGTCTCACCACGAACCTGCGCATCGGCATCGAGGGCCGCGAGGCCAGGGCCCGCACGCGCCTCACCGAGGGCGACAACGTGTTCGTCGCCCTGAGCTGGTCCAAGCATCCGGCACCTCAGACCTATGAAGAGGCCGCCGACAAGATGTGGAAGACCAGCGAGGCCTGGCGCCAGTGGATCAACGTTGGGGATTTCCCCGACCACCCGTGGCGGGCCTACCTGCAGCGCAGCGCGCTGACGCTCAAGGGGCTGACCTACTCCCCGACCGGCGCGCTGCTCGCTGCGCCGACCACGTCGCTGCCGGAAACCCCGCAGGGCGAACGGAACTGGGATTACCGCTACTCGTGGATCCGGGACTCCACGTTCGCGTTGTGGGGCCTGTACACCCTCGGGCTGGACCGCGAGGCCGACGACTTCTTCTCGTTCATCGCCGACGTGTCCGGCGCCAACAACGGCGAACGGCATCCGTTGCAGGTGATGTACGGCGTCGGCGGGGAACGCAGCCTCGTCGAGGAAGAGCTGCACCACCTGTCGGGTTACGACAACTCGCGTCCCGTGCGCATCGGCAACGGTGCGTACAACCAACGCCAGCACGACATCTGGGGCACGATGCTGGACTCGGTGTATCTGCACGCCAAGTCTCGCGAGCAGATTCCCGACGCGCTGTGGCCCGTGCTCAAGAATCAGGTCGAGGAGGCCATCAAGCACTGGAAGGAACCCGACCGCGGCATCTGGGAGGTGCGCGGCGAACCGCAGCACTTCACCTCCAGCAAGATCATGTGCTGGGTCGCGCTGGACCGCGGCTCCAAGCTCGCCGAGTTGCAGGGTGAGAAGAGCTACGCGCAGCAGTGGCGTGCGATCGCCGAGGAGATCAAGGCCGACGTGCTGGCCAGAGGCGTCGACAAGCGCGGCGTGCTGACCCAGCGCTACGGCGACGACGCGCTCGACGCCTCACTGCTGCTCGCGGTCCTCACCCGGTTCCTGCCCGCCGACGATCCGCGCATCCGCGCCACGGTGCTGGCCATCGCCGACGAACTCACCGAGGACGGTCTGGTGCTGCGCTACCGCGTCGAGGAGACCGACGACGGGCTCGCAGGCGAGGAGGGCACGTTCACGATCTGCTCGTTCTGGCTCGTGTCGGCGCTCGTGGAGATCGGCGAGATCAGCCGTGCCAAGCACCTGTGCGAGCGGTTGCTGTCGTTCGCGAGCCCGCTGCACCTGTACGCCGAGGAGATCGAGCCGAGGACCGGTAGGCATCTGGGCAACTTCCCGCAGGCCTTCACCCACCTGGCGTTGATCAATGCCGTCGTGCACGTCATCCGCGCCGAAGAGGAGGCCGACAGCTCGGGTGTGTTCGTCCCCGCGAACGCCCCGATGTGA
- a CDS encoding thioester domain-containing protein, with translation MSALSVLHSSAVSVRPRPLVRLAELPPMTRYRGGTYSHTVEKIVFADGATARTDLIRLNPNIEAYSLDFTGHAPTRPSRYRAGAWSAVPNLRARAFEAEIDWIVRNSYPVLGTVELSRRVRAAGIGLGAGNLAEHEAIAATQAAIWFFTNGLELDNRPRNVPVARRRTADGLVFEFDGEPQLGGYTVELESDSAVSLLLQKSSDGRQWEDVAASGLNLEAGRGRHRRALGVGTTVSSARPGRTGRGYRFYRLVVVADRGATVDLGDVTFWLNGAAAFANPERVVHLYNYLVAGANAARRATVPVAVIAERAAVDGDLVGPFTLQATDRAAITVDHADVVDRNGFAMEGPVAPDDEFYLRTDTGSGIVALTVHVPAGTDGFGGRVLTGVAHDAANSSLTPVVLAVPAQHEVRFDVTWERAQARRTA, from the coding sequence ATGTCTGCCCTGTCTGTTCTGCACTCTTCTGCCGTATCCGTCCGGCCGCGTCCGCTCGTGCGTCTCGCCGAGCTTCCGCCCATGACGCGCTATCGCGGCGGCACCTACTCGCACACCGTCGAGAAGATCGTGTTCGCCGACGGTGCCACCGCCAGAACCGACCTGATCCGCCTCAACCCGAACATCGAGGCGTACTCGCTGGACTTCACCGGTCACGCGCCGACCCGTCCGTCGCGCTACCGCGCGGGCGCCTGGTCGGCGGTGCCGAACCTGCGGGCCCGCGCGTTCGAGGCCGAGATCGACTGGATCGTGCGCAACTCGTACCCCGTGCTGGGCACCGTCGAGTTGAGCCGGCGGGTGCGCGCCGCAGGCATCGGACTCGGCGCGGGAAATCTCGCCGAGCACGAGGCCATCGCCGCGACACAGGCCGCCATCTGGTTCTTCACCAACGGACTCGAACTCGACAACCGCCCCCGTAACGTGCCGGTCGCGAGGCGCAGGACTGCCGACGGGTTGGTGTTCGAGTTCGACGGCGAACCCCAATTGGGCGGCTACACAGTGGAACTGGAGTCCGATTCCGCGGTGTCGCTGCTGCTGCAGAAGTCATCCGACGGCCGGCAGTGGGAGGACGTCGCGGCATCGGGGCTGAACCTCGAGGCCGGACGCGGACGGCACCGCCGCGCGCTCGGCGTCGGCACCACGGTGTCGTCGGCCCGGCCGGGCCGCACCGGCCGCGGCTACCGCTTCTACCGGTTGGTCGTCGTGGCCGACCGCGGCGCCACGGTGGACCTCGGTGATGTCACGTTCTGGCTCAACGGTGCGGCGGCGTTCGCGAACCCCGAGCGGGTGGTACATCTGTACAACTATCTGGTCGCGGGGGCGAACGCGGCCCGGCGCGCCACGGTGCCGGTGGCCGTCATCGCCGAGCGGGCCGCCGTCGACGGCGATCTGGTGGGGCCGTTCACATTGCAGGCAACCGATCGTGCCGCGATCACGGTGGATCACGCAGATGTGGTGGACCGCAACGGTTTTGCGATGGAGGGCCCGGTGGCGCCAGACGACGAGTTCTACCTGCGCACCGATACCGGATCCGGCATCGTGGCGCTCACCGTGCACGTACCCGCAGGCACCGACGGATTCGGGGGCCGCGTGCTCACCGGCGTCGCACACGACGCGGCCAACAGCAGCCTCACCCCGGTCGTGCTCGCGGTACCCGCCCAGCACGAGGTGCGGTTCGACGTCACCTGGGAGCGCGCGCAGGCACGACGCACGGCCTGA
- a CDS encoding family 2A encapsulin nanocompartment shell protein, with amino-acid sequence MTSAQNESQALGDLAARQLANATKTVPQLSTITPRFLLHLLSWVPVEAGIYRVNRVVNPDRVAIHSEAGAGTEEPLPETYVDYETHPREYTLRSISTLLDVHTRVSDLYSSPHDQVTQQLRLTIETIKERQEYELVNNPEYGLLAQATPEQTIQTLAGAPTPDDLDALITKVWKTPAFFLTHPLGVAAFGRECTYRGVPPPTVSMYGAQFITWRGIPIVPSDKVPVEDGKTKFVLVRTGEERQGVVGLFQPGLVGEQAPGLSVRFTGINRSAIASYLVTLYTSLAVLTDDALAVLDGVAVDQFHEYQ; translated from the coding sequence ATGACGTCCGCCCAGAACGAATCACAGGCCCTCGGCGATCTCGCCGCACGGCAACTCGCGAACGCGACCAAGACAGTTCCCCAGCTGTCGACGATCACGCCACGATTCCTCTTGCACCTCCTCAGCTGGGTTCCTGTGGAGGCCGGCATCTACCGGGTGAACCGCGTGGTCAACCCCGACCGGGTGGCGATCCACTCCGAGGCGGGCGCGGGTACCGAGGAACCGCTGCCCGAGACCTACGTCGACTACGAGACCCATCCGCGCGAGTACACGTTGCGGTCCATCTCGACGCTGCTCGACGTGCACACCCGGGTCTCGGACCTGTACTCCAGCCCGCACGACCAGGTCACACAGCAGTTGCGGCTGACCATCGAGACCATCAAAGAGCGCCAGGAGTACGAACTGGTCAACAACCCCGAATACGGGTTGCTGGCGCAGGCGACGCCCGAGCAGACCATCCAGACCCTGGCCGGTGCTCCGACCCCCGACGATCTCGACGCGCTGATCACCAAGGTGTGGAAGACACCCGCGTTCTTCCTGACCCATCCGCTGGGCGTGGCCGCTTTCGGCCGGGAGTGCACCTACCGCGGCGTGCCGCCGCCAACCGTCAGCATGTACGGCGCCCAGTTCATCACGTGGCGCGGCATCCCGATCGTGCCGAGCGACAAGGTGCCCGTCGAGGACGGCAAGACCAAGTTCGTCCTCGTGCGCACCGGTGAGGAGCGCCAAGGCGTGGTCGGCCTGTTCCAGCCGGGACTGGTCGGTGAGCAGGCGCCGGGTCTGTCCGTGCGTTTCACCGGCATCAACCGTTCGGCGATCGCGTCGTACCTGGTGACGCTCTACACGTCGCTCGCGGTGCTCACCGACGACGCACTCGCCGTCCTCGACGGCGTCGCCGTGGACCAGTTCCATGAGTACCAGTGA
- a CDS encoding family 2A encapsulin nanocompartment cargo protein cysteine desulfurase yields the protein MSTSEYRSLNAESDLPISADELSALATQLFAAGIRPGPGTPPQTAPVAPRGNVPGTAHPVTPPTEFVAVPSATRSVPAHTSPVPEPVAPQTDPLVPPGVADLTAFTVPGGIVPTLPGVLAGARTAVPAAESPDYYFLRDTRAHQPVPQFPDRHEIFDVNAIRADFPILRETVNGKPLIWFDNAATTQKPQAVIDRLSHFYAHENSNIHRAAHELAARATDAYEDAREAVRRFIGAAKAEEIIFVRGTTEAINLVAYAWGGKHLGPGDEIVITHLEHHANIVPWQLLSQKTGAVLKVAPVDDAGNLLLGEFEDLLGPRTKLVAATQVSNALGTVTPVETIVELGHRYGARVLIDGAQSIPHMPIDVAGLGADFFVFSGHKIYGPTGIGVLYGREDVLAETPPWQGGGNMIADVTLERSLYQGPPSKFEAGTGNIADAVGLGEAIRYVERVGIERIAAYEHALLEYATPRLAAVPGVRIVGTAQEKASVLSFVLAGHEPLEVGKALNAEGIAVRAGHHCAQPILRRMGLEATVRPSFAFYNTFDEIDVFIDAVRRIAEGSV from the coding sequence ATGAGTACCAGTGAGTACCGCTCGTTGAATGCCGAGAGCGATCTGCCGATAAGCGCCGACGAACTCTCGGCGCTGGCCACGCAGTTGTTCGCCGCCGGCATCCGGCCGGGTCCCGGCACACCGCCTCAGACCGCTCCGGTCGCACCACGCGGCAACGTGCCGGGTACCGCGCATCCGGTGACCCCGCCGACGGAATTCGTGGCCGTGCCGTCGGCCACGAGGTCGGTGCCGGCGCACACTTCACCGGTCCCGGAACCTGTTGCACCACAGACCGATCCCCTGGTCCCGCCGGGAGTGGCGGATCTGACGGCGTTCACGGTGCCCGGCGGTATCGTCCCGACACTTCCCGGTGTGCTGGCCGGCGCACGCACGGCCGTGCCTGCCGCCGAGTCGCCCGACTACTACTTCCTGCGCGACACACGCGCGCATCAACCCGTGCCTCAGTTTCCCGACCGGCACGAGATCTTCGACGTCAACGCGATCCGCGCGGATTTCCCGATCCTGCGTGAGACCGTCAACGGCAAACCGCTCATCTGGTTCGACAACGCCGCCACCACACAGAAGCCACAGGCGGTGATCGACCGGCTGTCACACTTCTACGCACACGAGAACTCCAACATCCACCGCGCCGCACATGAACTCGCGGCCCGCGCCACCGATGCCTACGAGGATGCGCGTGAGGCGGTGCGCCGCTTCATCGGCGCGGCCAAGGCCGAGGAGATCATCTTCGTGCGCGGCACCACCGAGGCGATCAATCTCGTCGCCTACGCGTGGGGCGGCAAGCACCTGGGCCCGGGCGACGAGATCGTCATCACCCACCTGGAGCACCACGCCAACATCGTTCCGTGGCAACTGCTCTCGCAGAAGACCGGTGCGGTGCTCAAGGTCGCACCGGTCGACGACGCCGGCAACCTGTTGCTCGGCGAGTTCGAGGATCTGCTGGGACCCCGCACCAAACTCGTTGCCGCAACGCAGGTGTCGAACGCGCTGGGCACGGTGACGCCGGTCGAGACGATCGTCGAACTCGGTCACCGCTACGGCGCACGCGTGCTGATCGACGGGGCGCAGTCCATCCCCCACATGCCGATCGACGTCGCCGGACTCGGCGCGGACTTCTTCGTGTTCTCGGGCCACAAGATCTACGGCCCCACCGGTATCGGCGTGTTGTACGGCCGCGAGGACGTCCTCGCCGAGACCCCGCCGTGGCAGGGCGGCGGCAACATGATCGCCGACGTGACACTTGAGCGCTCGTTGTACCAGGGTCCGCCCAGCAAGTTCGAGGCCGGCACGGGCAACATCGCCGACGCCGTGGGCCTCGGTGAGGCGATCCGTTACGTCGAACGCGTCGGCATCGAACGCATCGCGGCCTACGAACATGCCCTGCTCGAATACGCCACGCCCCGGCTTGCGGCCGTACCCGGGGTGCGCATCGTCGGCACCGCGCAGGAGAAGGCCAGCGTGCTGTCATTCGTGCTGGCCGGTCACGAACCCCTTGAGGTCGGCAAGGCCCTCAACGCCGAGGGGATCGCCGTGCGCGCGGGACACCACTGTGCGCAACCGATCCTGCGTCGCATGGGCCTCGAGGCCACCGTGCGGCCGTCGTTCGCGTTCTACAACACGTTCGACGAGATCGACGTGTTCATCGATGCGGTGCGCCGCATCGCCGAGGGTTCGGTTTAG
- a CDS encoding class I SAM-dependent methyltransferase — protein MSERDRARWDATYTDRTVSDRAPGPPRAFADHIDKFPTAGSALDIACGMGENSVWLARRGLHVWGIDVSAVAITQATELADRHGVSQRCRFDVVDLDDGLPDGPPVDVVLCHRFREPRLYQALRARVAPGGLLAICVLSEVGAEPGRFRARAGELRAHFGDLQVIAEHESDGEAWLLARVS, from the coding sequence GTGAGCGAACGTGATCGCGCACGCTGGGACGCGACCTACACCGACCGCACCGTGTCGGACAGAGCACCCGGGCCACCACGCGCTTTCGCCGACCATATCGACAAATTCCCCACGGCGGGAAGCGCACTCGATATCGCATGCGGTATGGGCGAGAACTCGGTGTGGCTGGCGCGGCGGGGTCTACACGTGTGGGGCATCGACGTGTCGGCTGTGGCGATCACGCAGGCCACCGAGCTGGCGGACCGGCACGGGGTCTCGCAGCGGTGCCGGTTCGACGTGGTGGATCTCGATGACGGGCTGCCGGACGGTCCGCCGGTCGACGTGGTGCTGTGTCACCGCTTCCGTGAGCCTCGGCTGTACCAGGCGCTGCGGGCCCGGGTGGCGCCCGGTGGTCTGCTGGCGATCTGTGTGCTCAGCGAGGTGGGCGCCGAGCCAGGCCGGTTCCGGGCACGTGCCGGTGAACTGCGTGCGCACTTCGGCGATCTGCAGGTGATCGCCGAGCACGAAAGCGACGGCGAGGCGTGGCTTTTGGCTCGCGTGAGCTAA
- a CDS encoding zinc-binding dehydrogenase, whose amino-acid sequence MRAIVYDPLAPANLRFAEVDEPAVAESEALIDVQAIALNFGELHFIDHARKPGEIPGWDTAGIVVQAAADGSGPPVGTRVVGLNFGGGWAQRRAIATENLAVLPEFVEFEEAAALPVAAVTALQALRALGPVVGRRVLITGASGGVGRFAVQLAARAGAHVIAAVGSPARGEGLEELGAAEIAVGLDGITEPVFGVLDNVGGPLLAQAFRLVSDGGSVQSIGMASNEPTTINFEEERRTGNRKRLETFMIRTPIGPDLQYLLTLLADGELDPQIGLRDSWDNISTAASALLGRSVAGKAVLRVS is encoded by the coding sequence ATGCGAGCCATTGTCTACGACCCGCTGGCCCCTGCAAACCTTCGATTCGCCGAGGTCGACGAACCTGCCGTCGCCGAATCCGAGGCGTTGATCGACGTGCAGGCCATCGCGCTGAACTTCGGGGAACTGCACTTCATCGATCACGCGCGCAAACCCGGGGAGATACCGGGCTGGGACACCGCCGGCATCGTCGTGCAGGCCGCGGCCGACGGGTCCGGGCCACCGGTCGGCACCCGTGTGGTGGGCCTGAACTTCGGCGGCGGCTGGGCGCAGCGACGCGCCATCGCCACCGAGAACCTGGCCGTGTTGCCCGAGTTCGTCGAGTTCGAGGAGGCCGCGGCGCTGCCGGTGGCCGCCGTGACGGCGCTGCAGGCGTTGCGCGCTCTCGGCCCCGTCGTCGGACGGCGTGTGCTGATCACCGGGGCTTCCGGCGGTGTGGGACGGTTCGCGGTGCAGCTTGCGGCCCGCGCGGGTGCGCACGTGATCGCCGCCGTCGGCAGCCCGGCACGTGGCGAAGGGCTCGAGGAGCTGGGCGCGGCCGAGATCGCGGTCGGGCTCGACGGCATTACTGAGCCGGTGTTCGGGGTGCTCGACAACGTCGGCGGTCCCCTGCTGGCGCAGGCGTTCCGCCTCGTGTCCGACGGTGGTTCGGTGCAGTCGATCGGGATGGCCTCCAACGAGCCCACCACCATCAACTTCGAGGAAGAGCGCCGCACAGGCAACCGGAAACGGTTGGAGACGTTCATGATCCGCACGCCGATCGGTCCGGATCTTCAGTACCTGCTCACATTGTTGGCTGATGGCGAGCTCGATCCGCAGATCGGTTTGCGCGATTCGTGGGACAACATCTCGACGGCCGCGTCCGCACTGCTGGGCCGTAGCGTCGCGGGCAAGGCCGTGCTGCGGGTCAGCTGA
- a CDS encoding acyl-CoA dehydrogenase family protein has translation MSTDSFYLKRPTGYDAELRSVFRPIFARIAEGNVGRERNRILPHEQVRWLNEAGFGTLRIPAEQGGFGASLEQTFQLLAELGQADANVAHIWRNHLAFVEDRLNAPVTEENNTWIKRFLAGEFVGGGWTEANNGTLANIATTITAQDDHWLVSGAKYYATGSLYADWLDVIGRGDDGELWTALVRSDDPGVKLVDDWQGFGQRATASGSAHYDNVRAERGNVFPAVERFAYQPHFYQIAMLAVLTGITKAVQRDGSAALKQRKRNYPQGLSEVPSDDAQLLQVIGEVSAEAFGAEAALALSARTLDRVVAGRLAGSEDRARQLLIDAEVAVTQAQLVIIGAALRSTTKVFDALGASATSEELGLDRHWRNARTLASHNPVVYKARILGDWFINGKDPVPDLASRGRGGQGN, from the coding sequence ATGAGCACCGACAGCTTCTATCTGAAGCGGCCGACAGGATACGACGCCGAACTGCGGTCGGTGTTCCGGCCGATCTTCGCCCGCATCGCCGAGGGCAATGTGGGGCGTGAGCGCAACCGGATCCTGCCGCACGAGCAGGTGCGCTGGCTCAACGAGGCCGGATTCGGCACGCTGCGCATCCCGGCCGAGCAGGGTGGGTTCGGCGCGTCACTGGAACAGACCTTCCAGCTGCTGGCCGAACTGGGGCAGGCCGACGCCAACGTCGCGCACATCTGGCGAAATCATCTGGCGTTCGTGGAGGACCGGCTCAACGCACCCGTCACCGAGGAGAACAACACGTGGATCAAGCGGTTCCTGGCCGGTGAGTTCGTCGGCGGTGGCTGGACAGAGGCCAACAACGGCACGCTCGCCAACATCGCCACCACCATCACCGCGCAAGACGACCACTGGCTGGTGTCGGGCGCGAAATACTATGCCACGGGCAGCCTTTACGCCGACTGGCTCGATGTCATCGGGCGCGGTGACGACGGTGAACTGTGGACCGCGCTGGTGCGGTCCGACGATCCGGGTGTGAAGCTCGTCGACGACTGGCAGGGTTTCGGGCAGCGCGCCACGGCGAGCGGTTCGGCGCACTACGACAACGTGCGGGCCGAACGCGGCAACGTGTTCCCGGCGGTCGAGCGGTTCGCCTATCAGCCGCACTTCTATCAGATCGCGATGCTCGCTGTGCTCACCGGCATCACCAAGGCCGTGCAGCGCGACGGGTCGGCGGCGCTGAAGCAGCGGAAACGCAACTATCCGCAGGGGCTTTCGGAGGTGCCGTCCGATGATGCGCAGCTTCTGCAGGTCATCGGCGAGGTCTCGGCGGAGGCCTTCGGCGCCGAGGCCGCGCTGGCCCTGAGTGCGCGCACCCTCGACCGCGTGGTGGCGGGCCGGCTCGCGGGCAGCGAGGACCGTGCCCGCCAACTGCTGATCGACGCCGAGGTCGCGGTCACCCAGGCCCAATTGGTGATCATCGGTGCCGCGCTACGGTCCACCACCAAGGTGTTCGACGCGCTCGGCGCCTCGGCAACCTCCGAAGAACTGGGCCTGGATCGCCACTGGCGCAACGCACGCACCCTCGCGTCGCACAACCCCGTCGTCTACAAGGCGCGGATCCTCGGCGACTGGTTCATCAACGGCAAGGATCCGGTGCCGGACCTCGCCTCGCGGGGGCGCGGCGGGCAGGGAAACTGA
- a CDS encoding GNAT family N-acetyltransferase: MTQNIGVGTWTVRQATSHDHPHIADFLATTTGLGGRTFAADSRDVAEQLDGALPGSAVVLRGESGGVLGYAALHGPDTEEPEVLGTFVFAPSAPIQAVRDIVGDSVDHFHRVATPGSYLRVYIGADQPAAIAALTETGARRERQFISTRRSLLGEDSDQLAAEHIDGLTVLSWPQVISGGFGEEVRRLQFDTFSEHFGNMSKTPQRWEHHLHSRAFTPDFSLAAVDRDGVVVGYVLGSTYSVLTDRGEERSAHTDYIGVRRDRRERGTGELLLKKIWLAALRRGLTAASLGTDINNASNAHVLYRRLGYVAVRDEYAYRIDADGSTK, translated from the coding sequence ATGACCCAGAACATCGGCGTCGGCACGTGGACGGTTCGGCAAGCCACGTCGCACGACCATCCCCACATCGCTGATTTTCTCGCCACCACGACGGGTCTGGGTGGGCGGACGTTCGCCGCGGATTCCCGCGACGTCGCCGAACAACTCGACGGGGCGTTACCCGGCTCGGCGGTCGTCCTGCGCGGTGAATCCGGCGGCGTCCTCGGGTATGCGGCATTGCACGGGCCGGACACCGAAGAGCCGGAAGTGCTGGGCACCTTCGTGTTCGCCCCTTCGGCGCCTATCCAGGCGGTCCGGGACATCGTCGGCGACAGCGTCGACCACTTCCACCGGGTCGCGACGCCCGGTTCCTATCTGCGGGTGTACATCGGCGCCGATCAGCCCGCTGCGATCGCGGCACTCACCGAGACAGGTGCCCGCCGGGAGCGGCAGTTCATCAGCACCCGCAGGTCACTGCTCGGTGAAGATTCCGACCAACTTGCCGCCGAGCACATCGACGGGCTCACGGTTCTGTCCTGGCCACAGGTGATCTCGGGTGGTTTCGGCGAAGAGGTTCGCCGGTTGCAGTTCGACACGTTCAGCGAGCACTTCGGCAACATGTCGAAGACGCCGCAACGGTGGGAGCACCATCTGCACAGCCGTGCGTTCACCCCGGATTTCAGTCTCGCCGCGGTCGATCGGGACGGCGTGGTGGTCGGATACGTCCTGGGGTCGACGTACAGCGTTCTCACCGATCGGGGCGAGGAGCGCAGCGCACACACCGACTACATCGGTGTGCGTCGCGACCGAAGGGAGCGTGGTACCGGGGAGCTGCTGCTCAAGAAGATCTGGCTGGCGGCGCTGCGTCGCGGCCTGACAGCAGCATCGCTGGGTACCGACATCAACAACGCCAGCAACGCGCACGTGTTGTACCGGCGACTGGGATACGTGGCGGTCCGCGATGAATACGCGTATCGAATCGACGCCGACGGGAGTACGAAATGA